In Vespula pensylvanica isolate Volc-1 chromosome 7, ASM1446617v1, whole genome shotgun sequence, the genomic window cttcctcgaCGAGACTTCTCTAGCTagttctctgtctttctttctctgtctgtctttctctttctctccttttctctttctctctccttctccttctctcgcgGCTTCCGTGCAAAGGGGGATTTTTATCTGTTCGCTTTGTACATGCTGAAGTCATCGATtcgttgagagagagagagagagagaggggggggggggaaagagaaagagagaaagaaagaaatggctTGTGACGAAGGGAAAACcgttttcgttccttttcgatcgtttctgcACGACACTAACAGGATGCGTTGAATAGTTTAGAATTGAgagatttttaaagattatataaagtaagtatttaaaaaattctcggGATTTAAAGAACTGATTAggcgatttttattatcgagttAAAGATTGATTTTGAATAActagtaaatattattatatcgaagaaagaaattaggtCGTATAAAGTCGCTTAACGTTTTTTACTCGAGTAGAACACGTTTTCAAATtgttactattttatatttccagaAAGGGCAACCACGCGTTAATTTGACCTAGATGCTGTTGAACCAACGGCACGCCTGATTTCTTTTCATCCCTAAAGTACCAAATAAATTGTCAAGATTGATCAAGTGGTTTTGTCGTCCGGCGGTGACATCGCCAAAATTTGGAGGATGTTGATGCCCGGTGCCGCCGGTCTCAGTGCCGTGGGCGCTGTGGGAGCACCAGGCCCGGACGAGCTTGTTTCCGGGCTGGGTGCTCTTGCGGGTGCCACACCTCAGCAAAAAGATACCACCTGGACTAAGTTATTCGTTGGCGGTCTACCTTATCACACGACCGATAAAAGTCTCAGGGAACATTTCAGTGTTTATGGGGATATCGAGGAAGCCGTTGTCATCACCGACAGACAGACTGGAAAGAGCAGAGGCTATGGTTTCGTGAGTAACGATTTGTGTTATTTGTATCGTTATATCATTGTATCGCATACATCTTAACAATGTTTGCATAAATAGATCAGACTGATAAATAGTaccaaagggaaaaaaatattgctaaCAAAacgtttgattattatatttattacaataagaATTAATGAGAACTTGCTAGTACtgcaaaaaatttcttcgtacAAGTGTGACTTTACTGTTGGCGTTGTCGAACATGAAGCttattataatagaatgaATTACTAATATCTAGTCAAATGAAAGTATACACGAAgcaatacgtacatacttttAATCTCATCAGAGCTTATGTTCGTATGATTTACGACTTGAATCGAGTTTGTTTCTCCGCGAAGGAAATCCGGTCCCTATCGATAAACTCGTAAATCATTGCGATTAAAAGCGAACTAGTTTCCATGCTCTTGTCCGAAATGGACTAACTTTCACACGGTGTCCTCTTGCCGATAAAGTTCTTTAGCGAATGTCACGAATGTATAAATGGCATAAAACTCGGTCGAAAAACCTGTTCTTCGTCTTATCATTAGTCTACTTTAGATAACATGGAAATTCGAGCATCTACCTTACGTCATTCTTGTTGATTAACGAAAGTATTTTTGCCTTGTTCACGTCATTTATTCACTGCTCGCTACTCGACGATCACGTACAAGGAATCCAGACGTGTTGGATCAATCGATTTTGCTCGTAGGTTATCATGGGAGACAGAGCGGCTGCTGAGAGAGCATGCAAGGATCCTAATCCCATCATCGATGGTCGCAAGGCCAACGTTAACTTAGCAATACTCGGAGCCAAGCCGAGGGGTAACTTGCAAACGAGTAAGTTCACTTCtacacgtttttttctttcattattattttgcattaTCTTTAGAATAGTGACGTCtgtcgaaaatattttataaaataattcgattaatcggAGTAAAAATTTGATGTAAGTGTGTTACAAATTAAAAGTCTTTTTATAAgcttttttcattgaaataacaAGAGGTTGAAGATCTCATTCTACGAAAACTTTTGCCAATAtcccaattttattttatagattgaATAAATAGGTGATACTGTTCTAGTGTTtaacattctttctttctttcgaatagtGTAAAGATATCTCATTTGATACAATTTCCAGAGAATCTTTGCGATACGTCGGTCCGATGTTTAACCTCGCAAACATTCGGTCTATTTTTAAGTGAATAATGAACATTTCGATGCGTTCgagaaatcgtaaaaaaaattgaaacgtgAAAGCACAGATGAGTCATACAGCGTTTGCCTTAAGATATTATAGTACTACAGTGCTTGGTTATTCCAAGATCTACAGTTTTACTTATTTCCAGTCTGTTCAGTACCGAAAACACATAGACGATCGTTTTACGATTCTGACACTAACACTTAGAAAAGTGAGTGTTCTCTGTAAATCATATTTACCGTACTAAACGTCCAATGATACGTGGCTCGACTCAGTGAGTTTTGTCTTACTGAAAGAACACGGTACACATTTTGACCTTTGAAGTAGGAAAGACAGTACATATAGAGATTAGCCAcagttttttcttcatctcaaatgataaagatagagatatatgaaagagaaatttattaaaaaaaaaattcttttttaatatcttagaATTTAAGTTCGATTGTTTTAtcaaaaagacaaaatatgATAGTTGAATCCGAATCttcgagattatttttttattttatatatatatatgtgtgtgtgtgtatgtatgtatcaatgaattctcgttaaaaaatttagaataatTGTGGTTGGTCACAATGTTGTAATCAAAAATTCTACCCTGTATTCTGTATACTAGAGATCTCGATCGTAGCTGACTTATCGCATGGTTCACGCGTTTGTTTCTTCAGCTAGATGTTGATAAAGATAGAAGGTAGAGTGGAGTCGCGTTACGTAACCCAGTTTGATCTTTGAtctcaaaagagagaaagagagggacgaTAGCGGAGCACAGAAAGGGCGAGAAACATTTTTGGAAGCCCAAATGAAGTGGTAGTCGCGTTCTCAGCATCATTCTcgcttgctttctctctctctttttcttaaatggCTTTAGGCCAACATAGCTTTGGAGTCTGTGTCTAAAATTGCCCTAACGGAGCCACCGACTTTacatttgtcttttcttttcttattcttttttctctcctttagcCACGTTCTTTGTTTCGACCAAATTGctacttatttttcatttttatgttatttctgttcttctttttatttcatgtaGACGCATTTAGAAAGTACCAACTATGTCTTTGTTTCATTCATACGTAAAAACCATCGAAACGTAAACGTAATTCAGGGTCGACGATTAGAAAACgcaaatagaaattaatcgtACACCATTTATGATTTCAGCATTCCCATTTGCTGCTGGCATTCGAGCTGGATATCCTGCGGTTCTTCCAGGCCAATATGGGTGAGTCTATGTTGATGTGATTTTTTCGAAGTATATTTAAGAACGTAAGTGTTGTAACTTATCGCAGAGTATAGATGAAGGAAGTAGCGTAAGATGCATCGAATCTCAATCGTAAACATTTTCAAGATTCTTTTTGGCGATTTTCAATGTAACGTGatgaacgtaaaaaagaaaagcctacttattttttgtttttctataaaatccGATCGATACGAcggatattttttctctccaccagaaaaatcgttttatatatttttcttttttatttaccgaCAATGAGACTACAACGCGTACTACACACTAAc contains:
- the LOC122630727 gene encoding RNA-binding protein 24-B-like — encoded protein: MLMPGAAGLSAVGAVGAPGPDELVSGLGALAGATPQQKDTTWTKLFVGGLPYHTTDKSLREHFSVYGDIEEAVVITDRQTGKSRGYGFVIMGDRAAAERACKDPNPIIDGRKANVNLAILGAKPRGNLQTTFPFAAGIRAGYPAVLPGQYGVPPSYVYQSPYLAAAAPGGLVPLPATQLSHAAAVAATQFYDYQNVAAAAATYPGTSYNFAEAYPYTSAAAAVNAAAGYVTPYTYATLPGAAGLPAAAAAATAGAAFPGLPYQTTPQEARLQ